Proteins from a single region of Lasioglossum baleicum chromosome 1, iyLasBale1, whole genome shotgun sequence:
- the Gapcena gene encoding GTPase activating protein and centrosome-associated isoform X4: MEDSMSVKSMESVATSDEYEFVNDKGNSKEPPTLFEPPMLKIANNGNLEDLQNNLREVLTEDSKMKSNDYKIVTTVQQNQSKLKKVGNSKFYDVSSCVVASEKQDIMKPEDFVDGEVNSLAPGQQECTIFNGVTYLGSTAINAPKMECEIQRNMNVLNAEQTLNLGIKVSVSVPSSSQGSVVLYDAATQQPIAHYEVQRILFYARGESSGPCAACFAFTWSHGDTLESAIYQCHVFRCDIPEAVGQVSACFSKAFHRIPRSMTSSLTGSDFNGFNNGSEKSNSRVFIFEVTMEIKEDDGKGSFSTVPKDRNCFKLRSNVTKQVCLNIQQVSSKEGGVTLEVERCFGVLVSPGRNVKHSDMRLLEMQVNNGPVIQDKQCYNICGHWDPADPALETLNVETPREGRIFITVAVDLVIRGIREPVRFIIETLVKVYPQNERFWYFNKRNLVQQFYLSSKEIISGDGTEVHYEVQSIETSGELDRNRLNLALNLASLIRSPSLTSIDTLTPKEEIDSDGDEPMLSGTGEVSKDCSADELASWAEVLDGWQVNEQRPKLLIKLTRQGIPEALRGEVWQRLSNCDNSQEMMDKYRTLITKESSCESVILRDINRTFPAHDFFKETGGLGQDSLYRISKAYAVYDEEVGYCQGLSFLVASLLLHMPEEQAFCVLVKLMYDYGLRDLYKDRFDNLHMRFYQLNRLIEDQLPELYKHFCDRGVETHMFAAQWFLTLFTARFPLYLVFHILDVFLLQGLDTLYQVALALLMLCKKELLQLDFESILKYFRVHLPKRCRNEEVSRYVMKLACSVTLKKLKKYEAEFMTLNEAQENADEYSNEVEQLRGTVARYEEEKQRLEAELAQVKEMLQREVARADAENRRSNVIIAEYKQICQRLEDNYNAAKSTLSVLRSMVSKCEKCRSCLVESSNVLADISHPLENKIDPTLHRVQERVRELELELAQTKLAHVEAECRNQDLTHQLHATASELQAARNSWPWLSKTLSSIKEAANKREVMPPSLMKDLRRESAPGGEVYHLIRSRYRDARDKEVV; encoded by the exons ATGGAGGATAGTATGAGTGTGAAATCAATGGAATCTGTGGCTACAAGCGACGAATACGAATTCGTAAATGACAAAGGCAACAGTAAAGAACCACCGACTCTGTTTGAACCGCCAATGCTGAAAATTGCCAACAACGGCAACCTGGAAGATCTGCAAAACAATTTACGTGAG GTCTTAACAGAAGACTCGAAAATGAAGAGTAACGATTACAAAATTGTGACCACTGTACAGCAAAACCAATCGAAGCTGAAGAAAGTGGGAAACAGTAAATTCTATGATGTAAGCTCTTGCGTGGTTGCGTCAGAAAAGCAAGATATTATGAAACCGGAAGACTTTGTCGATGGAG AAGTAAATTCCTTAGCTCCGGGCCAACAGGAGTGCACTATTTTCAACGGTGTAACATACTTGGGATCGACCGCAATAAATGCACCTAAAATGGAATGCGAGATACAGCGGAACATGAACGTACTAAACGCGGAACAGACTCTTAATCTAGGAATCAAAGTATCGGTTTCTGTTCCTAGTAGTTCTCAAGGTTCTGTTGT TCTGTACGATGCCGCTACACAACAGCCAATCGCGCATTACGAAGTACAACGCATCTTATTTTATGCACGTGGCGAAAGTAGCGGACCGTGTGCAGCGTGCTTTGCTTTCACTTGGTCTCATGGGGATACGCTGGAATCTGCCATCTATCAATGTCATGTTTTCCGATGTGATATACCAGAAGCG GTGGGGCAAGTTTCTGCTTGCTTCTCAAAAGCATTTCACAGAATACCACGGTCCATGACCAGTTCCCTAACTGGAAGCGATTTCAACGGATTCAACAATGGAAGCGAGAAGTCCAACTCACGAGTATTTATTTTTGAAGTAACCATGGAAATAAAAGAGGACGACGGGAAAGGAAGCTTCAGCACAGTTCCTAAGGACCGAAATTGCTTCAAACTTCGGAGTAACGTCACTAAACAAGTGTGTTTAAATATTCAGCAAGTATCCAGTAAAGAGGGAGGCGTTACCCTTGAGGTGGAAAGGTGCTTTGGAGTTCTTGTTAGTCCTGGTCGGAACGTTAAGCACAGTGATATGAGATTACTCGAAATG CAAGTGAACAACGGTCCAGTGATACAAGATAAACAGTGTTATAATATATGCGGTCACTGGGATCCTGCAGATCCAGCATTGGAAACTCTGAACGTAGAAACTCCTAGAGAAGGAAGGATCTTCATAACAGTTGCCGTTGATCtggtgatacgaggcattcggGAACCTGTTAGATTTATAATAGAGACATTGGTCAAAGTGTATCCGCAGAACGAAAGATTTTGGTATTTCAACAAGCGGAACCTCGTACAACAATTCTACCTGAGCTCGAAAGAG ATAATATCCGGGGATGGAACGGAAGTTCATTACGAAGTTCAAAGTATAGAGACTTCGGGAGAATTAGACAGAAACAGATTGAATCTTGCCCTCAACTTAGCATCGCTGATACGTTCACCCTCTTTAACTAGTATCGACACGCTCACGCCCAAGGAAGAAATAGATTCAG ATGGCGACGAACCGATGCTGAGCGGTACAGGCGAGGTGTCCAAGGATTGCTCCGCGGACGAGTTAGCAAGTTGGGCAGAGGTTCTGGATGGTTGGCAGGTCAACGAACAACGGCCGAAGCTTCTGATAAAGCTCACGAGGCAAGGTATCCCAGAAGCTCTGCGCGGAGAAGTATGGCAACGTCTAAGCAACTGCGACAATTCGCAGGAGATGATGGATAAATACAGGACCTTGATCACCAAG GAGAGCAGTTGCGAGAGCGTTATATTGAGAGATATCAACAGAACGTTCCCCGCCCATGATTTTTTCAAAGAAACCGGCGGCCTGGGACAGGACTCTTTGTACAGAATAAGTAAAGCGTACGCGGTGTACGATGAGGAAGTTGGTTACTGTCAGGGACTCAGTTTTCTAGTTGCCAGTTTGCTGCTTCAT ATGCCAGAGGAACAGGCGTTTTGTGTTCTAGTTAAATTAATGTACGACTACGGTCTAAGGGATTTGTACAAGGACAGATTCGACAATCTTCATATGAGATTCTATCAGCTTAATAGATTGATAGAG GATCAATTGCCAGAACTTTATAAACACTTTTGCGACCGTGGCGTGGAGACTCACATGTTTGCCGCACAATGGTTTTTAACCCTCTTCACAGCCAGGTTTCCACTTTATCTTGTTTTCCATATCCTGGACGTGTTTCTCTTGCAAGGGCTTGACACGCTGTATCAGGTCGCTCTTGCGTTGTTAATG CTATGCAAAAAGGAACTGCTTCAGTTGGACTTTGAGAGTATATTGAAATACTTTCGAGTACATTTGCCGAAACGTTGTCGAAACGAAGAAGTCTCGCGCTACGTAATGAAGTTAGCCTGCTCGGTCACGTTAAAGAAACTGAAGAAGTACGAGGCCGAGTTTATGACGCTGAATG AAGCTCAAGAGAATGCGGACGAGTACAGCAACGAGGTGGAACAGCTACGAGGAACCGTGGCGAGGTATGAAGAGGAGAAGCAACGATTGGAAGCGGAGCTCGCTCAAGTGAAGGAGATGCTGCAACGAGAAGTGGCAAGAGCGGACGCGGAGAACAGGCGAAGCAACGTCATCATCGCCGAGTATAAACAG ATCTGCCAACGACTCGAAGACAACTACAACGCCGCCAAGTCGACTCTCAGCGTGCTACGG TCGATGGTGTCGAAATGCGAGAAGTGCAGAAGTTGCCTGGTGGAGTCATCGAACGTGTTAGCGGACATTTCGCATCCATTGGAGAACAAGATAGACCCTACGCTGCACCGAGTGCAGGAGAGGGTTAGGGAGCTGGAATTGGAGCTAGCTCAGACCAAGTTGGCTCACGTTGAAGCCGAGTGCCGGAATCAG GATCTGACGCACCAGTTACACGCGACCGCATCCGAGCTGCAAGCGGCTAGGAACAGTTGGCCGTGGCTAAGCAAGACTCTGTCGAGTATAAAAGAGGCGGCGAACAAGAGGGAGGTGATGCCACCATCCCTGATGAAGGACCTGAGACGCGAGAGTGCACCAGGAGGCGAAGTTTATCATCTGATTCGATCGCGTTACCGCGACGCTCGCGACAAGGAGGTCGTGTGA